Proteins encoded together in one Candidatus Baltobacteraceae bacterium window:
- a CDS encoding helix-turn-helix domain-containing protein produces the protein MTPEELVEFAEGLARVAASGGGPKALAAHLAEATGGSVLIEDAQWRHLASAGTGPLPSSARSAPERAVPIVAGNAQVGWLSCSSESGHLARLTASAIAVELARNGETGRGRRRTFWERLIGRVYHDTTAARDDAAARGIAIAPAYVTVAIEAEAEPDAAEALAPADVRALALESFGGGDCDVGYLERGPALLIFVPATREIDASNARTAATLLPKSVAKKKAHVRISGGIGRAEALLSLHAGVESAEAALAIGRRVFGAGRVVAYDELGAYPMLYQGADTNRLQEFARATLAPLRAYDEKHQTELERTLALYFAVGQNVKTAAERLSVHRHTVFYRLRQIGEICGRSLESPHDQLTLRLAVAIVVLHSA, from the coding sequence ATGACTCCCGAAGAGCTCGTGGAGTTCGCCGAAGGGCTCGCGCGCGTCGCGGCGTCGGGCGGCGGACCCAAAGCGCTCGCAGCGCACCTCGCCGAGGCGACCGGCGGCAGCGTGCTGATCGAGGACGCGCAGTGGCGTCACCTCGCATCGGCCGGCACGGGGCCGCTGCCGTCGAGCGCTCGCAGCGCTCCCGAGCGAGCCGTGCCGATCGTGGCCGGAAACGCTCAAGTCGGGTGGCTCTCGTGCAGCTCCGAAAGCGGGCACCTCGCGCGCCTGACCGCTTCGGCAATTGCCGTCGAGTTGGCGCGCAACGGCGAAACCGGCCGTGGACGCCGGCGAACGTTCTGGGAACGTTTGATCGGCCGGGTCTATCACGACACAACGGCCGCACGCGATGACGCCGCCGCGCGCGGCATCGCCATTGCACCCGCCTACGTTACCGTCGCGATCGAAGCCGAAGCCGAACCCGACGCCGCCGAGGCACTGGCTCCCGCCGACGTGCGCGCGCTCGCGCTGGAATCGTTTGGCGGCGGCGATTGCGACGTCGGCTATCTCGAGCGCGGTCCCGCACTGCTGATCTTCGTTCCGGCAACGCGCGAAATCGACGCGAGCAACGCGCGTACGGCTGCGACCTTGCTGCCCAAGAGCGTCGCCAAGAAGAAAGCGCACGTGCGCATCTCGGGCGGCATCGGTCGTGCCGAAGCGCTGCTGTCGCTGCACGCCGGGGTGGAGAGTGCAGAAGCGGCGCTTGCGATCGGACGCCGCGTCTTCGGTGCGGGACGCGTCGTTGCGTACGACGAGCTGGGCGCGTATCCGATGCTCTACCAAGGCGCCGATACGAACCGTCTGCAGGAGTTCGCACGTGCGACGCTCGCACCGCTGCGCGCGTACGACGAAAAACACCAAACCGAGCTGGAACGCACGCTCGCGCTCTACTTTGCCGTCGGACAGAACGTCAAGACGGCCGCAGAGCGCTTGAGCGTTCATCGTCACACGGTCTTCTATCGTTTGCGGCAAATCGGCGAGATCTGCGGACGCTCGCTGGAAAGTCCCCACG
- a CDS encoding diguanylate cyclase, which produces MNMSDVHAVLAALYAETPDAVVLYDLRGYVLAANDSALAMSGYRFEELAGKSYREMVGADDERVEVAVRTALAGGRDHFECEARRKDGHGVPVECYVFPARDRNGAMAGIFVQAHDIADLKTAEESLAVNQQRFRSLFEFHPDGILELKSDGKISRVNVAFESETGFYTEQIVGKPWVELLAPEKRDLADRALVAAMRGEAVEHDCLLLDRLGNRIDVQLKLVPVHVRDEIAGAHAVFKNITAQKTAERTIAEQAERVARLYMVAAARSESIDDQIDATLQLGLELFHFDAAYITIVQGERVAIRNSVGQGSPIPKGAVYPNSATFSRHLTDDREMLVIPDIGESQYREDPARVTADWRSYVALRLTAGTRVFGGLVFAGLKPLAEIGASDRDLIALMGLFVSAALERAEHSEHIEQLAFNDVLTGLPNRVLFADRITNTIATAKRYNRGFAVMYLDLDHFKTINDTHGHIVGDEVLKAVAERLRTTLRESDTVARFGGDEFVILEPVIDGPTDSADLARKLHNAMQQPVVAGGHTHNVQVSIGIALFPNDAATIEGLMEAADGALYRAKREGRNRWFFANQDLAREGFKQKKA; this is translated from the coding sequence ATGAACATGTCCGACGTACACGCGGTCCTTGCGGCGCTCTATGCAGAGACGCCCGATGCCGTCGTGCTCTACGACCTGCGCGGCTACGTGCTGGCCGCCAACGACTCGGCGCTGGCGATGAGCGGCTATCGATTCGAAGAGCTGGCCGGAAAGAGCTATCGCGAGATGGTTGGCGCCGACGACGAGCGCGTCGAGGTGGCCGTCCGCACGGCGCTGGCAGGCGGCCGCGATCACTTCGAATGTGAGGCTCGGCGTAAGGACGGCCACGGCGTTCCCGTGGAGTGTTACGTCTTTCCGGCCCGCGATCGCAACGGGGCCATGGCCGGCATCTTCGTCCAAGCGCACGACATCGCCGACCTCAAGACCGCCGAAGAGTCGCTGGCCGTCAACCAACAGCGTTTTCGATCGCTCTTCGAGTTTCATCCGGACGGCATTTTGGAGCTCAAGAGCGACGGAAAGATTTCGCGCGTCAACGTTGCGTTCGAAAGCGAGACCGGATTCTACACCGAGCAGATCGTCGGCAAGCCGTGGGTCGAGCTGCTCGCGCCCGAGAAGCGCGATCTGGCCGACCGCGCGCTCGTGGCCGCGATGCGCGGCGAAGCCGTCGAACACGATTGCCTGCTGCTCGACCGGCTCGGCAATCGCATCGACGTCCAGCTCAAGCTCGTACCCGTGCACGTCCGCGATGAGATTGCCGGCGCGCACGCCGTCTTCAAGAACATTACCGCGCAGAAGACGGCCGAGCGGACCATCGCCGAGCAGGCCGAACGGGTCGCGCGTCTCTACATGGTTGCCGCGGCGCGAAGCGAATCGATCGACGATCAAATCGACGCGACCCTGCAGCTTGGCTTGGAACTGTTTCACTTCGACGCGGCGTACATCACGATTGTTCAAGGCGAACGCGTCGCGATTCGCAACTCCGTGGGGCAAGGCTCGCCGATTCCCAAAGGTGCCGTCTATCCGAACAGCGCCACGTTCTCACGGCATCTCACCGACGACCGCGAAATGCTCGTCATTCCCGATATCGGCGAGAGCCAATACCGCGAAGATCCGGCACGCGTTACGGCCGACTGGCGCTCGTACGTGGCCCTCCGGTTGACCGCGGGAACGCGCGTCTTCGGCGGGCTGGTCTTTGCCGGACTCAAACCGCTCGCGGAGATCGGTGCGAGCGACCGCGACTTGATCGCCCTGATGGGTCTCTTCGTGTCGGCGGCACTCGAACGCGCCGAGCACAGCGAGCATATCGAACAGCTCGCGTTCAACGACGTGCTCACGGGCTTGCCCAATCGCGTCCTGTTTGCCGACCGTATCACCAATACGATCGCCACCGCCAAACGCTACAACCGCGGCTTTGCGGTGATGTACCTCGATCTCGACCATTTCAAGACGATCAACGACACCCACGGGCACATCGTCGGCGACGAAGTGCTCAAAGCCGTCGCGGAGCGATTGCGCACGACGTTACGCGAAAGCGATACGGTGGCACGTTTCGGCGGCGACGAGTTCGTGATCCTGGAACCGGTGATCGATGGTCCAACCGACTCGGCCGACCTCGCGCGCAAGCTGCACAACGCCATGCAGCAGCCGGTCGTGGCCGGGGGTCATACGCACAACGTGCAAGTCAGCATCGGCATCGCGCTTTTCCCCAACGACGCGGCGACGATCGAGGGATTGATGGAAGCCGCCGACGGCGCGCTCTATCGTGCCAAACGCGAAGGCCGCAACCGCTGGTTCTTCGCGAACCAAGATCTCGCCCGCGAAGGCTTCAAACAAAAGAAGGCTTAG
- a CDS encoding divalent metal cation transporter, translating into MVEAPRRRSFTRTLLLIAAVLGPGFITASAGNDVGGIAQYSSAGAQFGYSLIWIMVPLAIALIVVQEMAMRMGCITGKGLASLMRETFGVRISFLAMAALFLINTLLAATEFAGVAAASEIFGVSRYIAIPGALVFVFLLVLRLESKTVERIFVGFSLVYLTYIASAVLAHPHWGDVAHGLIPTFHLQTAGWLVAVVGLIGTTISPYMQFYLQSAVVEKDLRPEDLPLARVDVVNGSVLAIALAAFMIIANAATIFIANQHGANLQPQQASDFAEALRPLAGKWAETIFAFGILNAGIFTATVLPLSTAYVVCEAFGFEAAINRKFSEAPVFFSLFAVGLVLGAAVVLIPGIHLLKLILFAQDLQGILLPAELVLMLIIVNRKQIMGTHTNSPLANAIGWTTVVVIGCLSVLYVTGQLYPKLLGG; encoded by the coding sequence GTGGTCGAGGCTCCGCGCCGGCGCTCGTTCACGCGAACGCTGCTACTGATTGCGGCCGTTCTCGGTCCGGGCTTTATCACGGCGTCGGCCGGCAACGACGTCGGCGGCATCGCGCAGTACTCGTCGGCGGGCGCGCAGTTCGGCTACAGCCTGATCTGGATCATGGTGCCGCTGGCGATCGCGCTCATCGTGGTACAAGAGATGGCGATGCGCATGGGCTGCATCACGGGCAAAGGCCTCGCCTCGCTCATGCGCGAGACATTCGGCGTTCGCATCTCGTTCCTCGCGATGGCTGCGCTCTTCCTCATCAACACGCTGCTTGCCGCCACCGAGTTCGCCGGCGTTGCGGCCGCTTCGGAAATCTTCGGCGTTTCGAGATATATTGCGATACCGGGCGCGTTGGTCTTCGTCTTTCTGCTCGTGTTGCGCTTGGAGAGCAAAACCGTCGAACGCATCTTCGTGGGATTCTCGCTCGTCTATCTCACGTACATCGCGTCGGCCGTGCTGGCCCACCCGCATTGGGGCGACGTTGCACACGGTTTGATTCCGACGTTTCACTTACAGACCGCGGGCTGGCTGGTCGCCGTCGTCGGCTTGATCGGTACGACGATCTCGCCGTACATGCAGTTCTACTTACAGTCGGCTGTGGTCGAGAAAGATTTGCGTCCCGAAGATCTGCCGCTTGCGCGAGTCGACGTCGTCAACGGCTCGGTGCTGGCAATCGCGCTCGCCGCCTTCATGATCATCGCGAACGCGGCGACGATCTTCATCGCCAATCAGCATGGCGCCAACCTTCAGCCGCAGCAAGCGTCGGACTTCGCCGAAGCCCTGCGGCCGCTCGCCGGAAAATGGGCGGAGACGATCTTTGCGTTCGGCATTCTCAACGCGGGCATCTTCACCGCGACCGTCCTTCCGCTCTCGACCGCCTACGTGGTCTGCGAAGCCTTTGGGTTCGAAGCGGCAATCAACCGCAAATTTTCCGAAGCGCCGGTCTTCTTCTCGCTCTTCGCGGTCGGCCTCGTCCTCGGTGCCGCGGTCGTCTTGATCCCAGGCATACATCTGCTCAAGCTGATTCTTTTCGCGCAGGATTTGCAGGGTATTTTGTTACCTGCCGAGCTGGTGCTCATGCTGATCATCGTCAATCGCAAGCAGATCATGGGTACGCACACGAACTCGCCGCTCGCCAACGCCATCGGATGGACGACCGTCGTCGTCATCGGCTGCCTCTCGGTGCTCTACGTTACCGGCCAGCTCTATCCCAAACTCCTCGGGGGATAG
- a CDS encoding CBS domain-containing protein → MAFTEGFISELVGRRATINDLPIGKVTDFLVKKPDDTFPHIDGLVVKTAQGPRFAPIETVVDVDRDGTVALTMAPKDPAPPEGEELYLVADLLDKQIVDVDGRKVVRINDIEVANAGGRLRVVAADVGVAGLLRRLGLRSFGKRFTPAIYKRVPRAMIAWDSVSPIREPNPSQVRLAVKESKLSRLHPSELAEIIGDLSAREAVAVVQQLDDETAADAFEHLDAETQKTLIEDIGTERAADIIEEMDADDAADLLAELPEDQQTELLAEMNAYTADELRELVKYAEDSAGGLMTTDYTWIYPHRTTEATIRKIREIAPTSEFIYYLYVVDKDDMLLGTLSLRTLLLALPTAFIDRIMDTDVVSVHPDAPAVDVAATIAKYDILAVPVVDDKGKMLGIVTVDDAIDAIMPPDVAKKLPHFMARHHHHAVGA, encoded by the coding sequence ATGGCGTTTACTGAGGGTTTCATTTCGGAGTTGGTCGGGCGCCGCGCGACGATCAACGACCTTCCCATCGGTAAAGTCACCGACTTTCTCGTCAAAAAACCCGACGACACGTTCCCACATATCGACGGCCTGGTCGTAAAGACGGCGCAGGGGCCTCGCTTTGCCCCGATCGAGACCGTTGTCGACGTCGATCGCGACGGTACGGTTGCGCTCACCATGGCGCCCAAAGATCCGGCACCGCCCGAGGGCGAGGAGCTCTACCTGGTCGCCGACTTGCTCGACAAGCAAATCGTCGACGTCGACGGCCGGAAGGTCGTGCGCATCAACGATATCGAGGTGGCCAATGCCGGTGGCCGGCTGCGCGTCGTTGCGGCCGACGTCGGCGTCGCGGGACTATTGCGGCGGCTTGGCCTTCGTTCGTTCGGCAAGCGCTTTACGCCGGCAATCTACAAACGCGTACCGCGCGCGATGATCGCGTGGGATTCGGTCTCGCCGATTCGCGAGCCAAATCCCAGCCAAGTCCGGCTGGCCGTCAAAGAGAGTAAACTCTCGCGCCTGCATCCGTCGGAGCTCGCCGAAATCATCGGCGATCTGTCCGCGCGCGAAGCCGTCGCGGTCGTGCAGCAGCTCGACGACGAGACCGCCGCCGACGCGTTCGAGCATCTCGACGCCGAAACGCAAAAGACGCTCATCGAGGACATCGGTACCGAACGCGCCGCCGACATCATCGAGGAGATGGACGCCGACGACGCGGCCGACCTGCTCGCCGAGCTTCCCGAGGATCAGCAGACCGAGCTGCTGGCCGAGATGAACGCGTACACCGCCGACGAGCTGCGCGAGCTCGTCAAGTACGCTGAAGACTCTGCGGGCGGCTTGATGACCACCGACTACACGTGGATCTATCCGCATCGCACGACCGAAGCGACGATCCGCAAGATTCGCGAGATCGCGCCGACGTCGGAGTTCATTTACTACCTCTATGTGGTCGACAAGGACGACATGCTGCTCGGCACGCTGTCGCTGCGCACGTTGCTGTTGGCGCTGCCGACCGCATTTATCGACCGCATCATGGATACCGACGTCGTTTCGGTACACCCTGACGCTCCCGCCGTCGACGTCGCCGCGACGATCGCCAAGTACGACATTCTGGCGGTGCCCGTCGTCGACGATAAAGGAAAGATGCTCGGCATCGTGACCGTCGACGACGCGATCGACGCCATCATGCCGCCTGACGTAGCCAAGAAGCTGCCGCACTTCATGGCGCGTCACCATCATCACGCCGTCGGAGCCTGA
- a CDS encoding flagellin, translating into MDVLGSASFILQNEALAQNRLATDVNALASGLRVRSASDDPSGYAIGASLENKVAGLQQSVTNVQTANNLLNVAEGALSNVTSILQRVRSLIVESNSDINSQNDLQNIQSEINQLLLEINKISSDTNFNGLKLFTGQFTQGPLHAAPLQGIAISETPPAPNPATGAVGTNTLVDGTGTGHPSAFLTPLNLIGAAFVPAYAVFSIISASTNMIDPDTQADIGPGVLIKEDVYSVQGNSFGPTPIFSDTFAYNTNAGTQVVSVPAPSGYGPGFSGNVLFPNIKVGNVTAADVGAQVAFLTEEVQTAAAGGNALTVNDGGDEGQTVSISLPEINTTALNISGIDVTQQQLTTLQEGTLNTQTSGVVSSNNLNASYWELKVDDALEQITTASAQIGAQTVALEQDADNANVTIVNLTASSSNIRDANIGATVTDFTKQQILVGVGNSVLAQTEVSATQLTALLLNSFSGLGAAQGAPAATISGGG; encoded by the coding sequence ATGGATGTGCTGGGGAGTGCGTCCTTCATTCTGCAGAATGAGGCGCTCGCTCAAAATAGGTTAGCCACGGATGTGAACGCGTTGGCCAGCGGCCTTCGCGTCCGTTCTGCTTCCGACGATCCCAGCGGCTACGCGATCGGTGCATCGCTCGAAAACAAGGTAGCCGGCCTCCAGCAATCCGTCACCAACGTCCAAACGGCGAACAATCTCCTCAACGTCGCCGAAGGTGCGCTCAGCAACGTCACGAGCATCCTCCAGCGCGTCCGCTCGTTAATCGTTGAGTCGAACTCGGACATCAACTCGCAAAACGACCTCCAGAACATCCAATCGGAAATCAATCAGCTGCTCCTCGAGATCAACAAGATCTCGTCGGACACCAACTTCAATGGGTTGAAGTTGTTCACAGGCCAGTTCACGCAAGGGCCTCTGCACGCCGCACCGCTTCAAGGCATAGCGATCTCCGAAACGCCGCCCGCGCCGAACCCGGCTACCGGCGCCGTTGGAACCAATACGCTAGTCGACGGCACCGGAACGGGACATCCGTCAGCGTTCTTGACGCCGCTCAATCTCATCGGTGCCGCATTCGTACCAGCGTACGCGGTGTTCTCGATCATTTCGGCCAGCACCAATATGATCGATCCGGACACGCAAGCGGATATCGGTCCGGGAGTGCTCATCAAAGAAGACGTGTACAGCGTCCAAGGAAACTCGTTCGGGCCGACGCCGATATTCTCGGATACGTTCGCATACAACACGAATGCCGGAACGCAAGTCGTAAGCGTTCCCGCACCCTCCGGATATGGACCGGGATTCAGCGGTAACGTGCTGTTCCCGAACATTAAAGTCGGCAACGTCACCGCCGCCGACGTCGGCGCTCAAGTCGCATTTCTCACCGAAGAAGTGCAAACGGCTGCGGCCGGAGGCAACGCACTCACCGTTAACGATGGAGGTGATGAAGGGCAGACCGTTTCCATCAGTCTGCCGGAAATCAACACGACCGCACTCAACATTTCAGGCATCGACGTCACGCAGCAACAGCTGACGACCCTACAAGAGGGTACCCTGAACACGCAGACATCCGGAGTGGTTTCCAGCAACAACCTCAACGCGAGCTACTGGGAACTCAAAGTCGATGACGCTCTGGAGCAAATCACTACGGCCAGTGCGCAGATCGGTGCGCAGACGGTAGCGTTGGAGCAGGATGCAGACAACGCCAACGTCACGATCGTCAATCTTACCGCGTCATCGTCAAACATCCGCGATGCCAATATCGGAGCGACGGTCACCGATTTCACGAAACAACAAATCCTCGTCGGCGTCGGAAACAGCGTACTAGCTCAAACGGAAGTGAGCGCGACCCAGCTCACCGCACTTCTTTTGAACTCGTTCTCTGGATTAGGAGCCGCGCAAGGTGCACCGGCGGCGACGATATCGGGTGGAGGATAG
- a CDS encoding carboxypeptidase-like regulatory domain-containing protein, whose translation MVGQTLRGIGLGLLLLGGLGLIAPSLPAHAQILAPLAAIGQAVQRIAQVDQSAPEESPTPIPSPTPTPTLESVRGGPVRFSLVGGLTAGTRYQSSTTGGGGVLFPGPSPSPSATPFGLQGATTDAATQSLSNASMLAEVSRRTALSSTDVKVPLGLGNNGSQLGTVQALYSTPKYSLGYGAQPVNLFGQLPAGGTLRGPSLILPLAYGDQTFYEGASTGAEGEVLRLFGYRLREERGNSYWEAGVASGGGPLTGEATTLLGGAATSFGPLSVIGEAAWQSRIDPGPDQGSPKGYAAAFRADDQLPDSSISLSIRHMPDSFISYGVGSVEQDNYFGANYQLTGRSSQDLLVNASWEQYGDAATGASLQRLGLLNYNGPWILGSYGVGLQAQELTSTTAAPQSVVGALLQNSTSNRFITLFTSMQFLRNTAADIGVTASSGVSFELERQLGSFNAGFGGQFLRQTSTAAPPSLQALESLNISRQFGKMSLGIGDAFAHTISGGTPGSDALSQTPNITVGRQISPALSVSVNFGIQTLKDRLNPSADGRSRVFGVQINSPFAFGNGIVSGRTDPRLPATIIGRVQTDLTTLNPSLAGFATSGSTSGGVGNIIVTLDDRYVQRTDLTGGFEFSFIAPGQHQLRVETSSVPRGFTVDSPVQTLNLQGGQTAQVLFQLGNYGGILGHVYGLDPGGSEVPLSNVMLRVDQGAYSQTDTTGAYGFGHLGAGTHEVTIVASTVPAFVTFDTAAEKRTVGVQNGQYTTADFHAEPLGSISGKIVYSSDMQPLEGGVLNAYVVAEPGEHAAIDEDDGTFVIDNLPPGQYTVSVDPETLDTGLGSQPESIAVELSPREHYQGVVFSVGRFEKKVVFSFLGSGAKAPSLAGQTLRLSESRLPPYGTADVIVPAGEAAKGVSVTVFGRTRSLKYDKRVNGWTGQVDVPQGQAAGQYSVTAAVEEGSAPAPATLTVDPKMPIAIVQLSPPTAAQGDYVRVRARFLVDAKQGDKIQWEDGQTTILGKPLSGRVFTFTKVLSLRPLHGVLLTAAGRLPIELL comes from the coding sequence TTGGTCGGCCAAACGCTCCGCGGAATTGGTCTCGGCTTACTTCTCCTCGGCGGCTTGGGGCTGATCGCCCCGAGCTTGCCGGCGCATGCCCAAATTCTGGCACCCTTGGCCGCCATCGGTCAGGCGGTCCAGCGGATCGCTCAGGTCGATCAGAGCGCGCCGGAGGAGTCGCCCACCCCCATCCCGAGTCCGACGCCTACCCCGACCCTGGAATCGGTCCGCGGCGGACCGGTTCGCTTCAGCTTGGTCGGTGGCCTGACGGCGGGCACCCGGTACCAAAGCTCGACCACGGGGGGCGGCGGCGTGCTCTTCCCAGGCCCGAGCCCCTCTCCGTCGGCGACGCCGTTCGGTCTCCAAGGCGCGACGACCGACGCCGCGACCCAGTCGCTTTCGAATGCTTCGATGCTGGCCGAGGTCTCGCGCCGCACGGCTCTGAGCTCGACCGACGTCAAGGTTCCGCTCGGTTTGGGAAACAATGGGTCGCAGCTCGGCACCGTCCAAGCGCTCTACTCGACCCCCAAGTACTCGCTCGGCTACGGGGCGCAGCCGGTCAATCTCTTCGGCCAATTGCCGGCGGGCGGCACGCTGCGGGGCCCTTCCTTAATACTCCCGCTGGCATACGGCGACCAGACGTTCTACGAGGGCGCATCCACCGGCGCGGAGGGCGAGGTGCTCCGGCTCTTCGGCTATCGGCTGAGAGAAGAACGCGGAAACAGCTACTGGGAGGCCGGGGTTGCCAGCGGCGGCGGCCCGCTGACCGGAGAGGCGACGACGCTCCTTGGGGGCGCGGCGACGTCGTTCGGTCCGTTATCGGTCATTGGCGAAGCAGCCTGGCAGTCGCGAATCGATCCCGGACCCGACCAAGGTTCGCCCAAAGGCTACGCTGCGGCGTTCCGCGCCGATGACCAGCTGCCCGACAGCAGCATTTCCCTGTCGATCCGCCATATGCCCGACAGCTTCATTTCCTACGGCGTCGGCAGCGTCGAGCAAGACAACTACTTCGGCGCAAACTACCAGCTGACTGGACGAAGTTCGCAAGACCTTTTGGTCAACGCGAGCTGGGAGCAGTACGGCGATGCGGCTACGGGGGCTTCATTGCAGCGTCTCGGGCTGCTCAATTACAACGGACCGTGGATCTTGGGCAGCTACGGCGTCGGATTGCAGGCGCAAGAGCTTACATCGACGACGGCGGCGCCGCAATCCGTCGTCGGTGCGCTCCTGCAGAACTCGACGTCCAATCGCTTCATTACGCTCTTCACCTCGATGCAGTTTTTGCGGAATACCGCGGCCGATATCGGCGTCACCGCTTCGAGCGGCGTAAGCTTCGAACTCGAGCGTCAGCTCGGGTCCTTCAATGCCGGTTTCGGCGGCCAGTTCTTGCGCCAGACGAGCACGGCCGCTCCGCCGTCGCTGCAGGCGCTGGAATCGCTGAACATCTCGCGTCAATTCGGCAAAATGTCGCTAGGCATCGGCGATGCGTTCGCGCACACGATTAGCGGCGGTACCCCCGGAAGCGACGCACTTTCGCAGACGCCCAACATCACGGTAGGACGGCAGATATCGCCGGCGTTGTCCGTTTCCGTCAACTTCGGTATTCAGACGCTCAAAGACAGGCTCAATCCGTCGGCCGACGGACGTTCGCGCGTTTTCGGAGTGCAGATCAACTCGCCGTTCGCGTTCGGCAACGGTATCGTAAGCGGTCGCACCGATCCGCGTTTGCCGGCAACGATTATCGGGCGCGTGCAAACCGACTTGACGACGCTCAATCCCTCGCTAGCGGGCTTCGCGACGTCGGGCAGCACGAGCGGCGGTGTCGGCAATATTATCGTAACGCTCGACGATCGCTACGTGCAGCGCACCGATCTCACCGGCGGCTTTGAGTTCTCGTTCATTGCGCCCGGACAGCATCAGCTGCGCGTCGAGACCTCATCGGTTCCGCGTGGATTCACCGTCGACTCGCCGGTGCAGACCCTGAACTTGCAGGGCGGTCAGACCGCGCAAGTGCTCTTCCAACTCGGAAACTACGGCGGCATTCTGGGTCACGTTTACGGCCTCGATCCGGGGGGCAGCGAAGTGCCGCTCTCCAACGTCATGCTGCGCGTCGATCAAGGGGCGTACTCCCAGACCGACACGACCGGCGCGTACGGCTTCGGCCATCTCGGCGCGGGAACGCACGAGGTCACGATCGTCGCAAGCACGGTTCCCGCGTTCGTCACGTTCGATACCGCCGCAGAGAAACGCACGGTGGGCGTGCAGAACGGTCAATACACGACCGCGGACTTCCACGCCGAACCGCTCGGCTCGATCTCCGGTAAGATCGTCTATTCCTCCGACATGCAGCCGCTGGAAGGCGGCGTTCTCAACGCCTACGTCGTTGCCGAGCCCGGCGAGCACGCGGCCATCGACGAGGACGACGGAACCTTCGTCATCGACAACCTGCCGCCGGGGCAGTACACCGTTTCGGTCGACCCCGAGACGCTGGACACCGGGCTGGGTTCGCAGCCGGAGTCGATCGCCGTCGAGCTCAGCCCGCGCGAACACTACCAGGGCGTGGTCTTTTCGGTCGGGCGATTCGAAAAGAAGGTCGTCTTCTCGTTCCTTGGCAGCGGCGCGAAGGCGCCGAGCCTGGCCGGGCAGACGCTGCGGCTGAGCGAGAGCCGCTTGCCGCCCTACGGTACGGCCGACGTCATCGTTCCGGCCGGGGAGGCCGCCAAGGGCGTTTCGGTGACGGTGTTCGGTCGAACGAGGTCGCTGAAGTACGACAAGCGGGTCAATGGGTGGACGGGCCAAGTCGACGTGCCGCAAGGCCAAGCGGCGGGGCAGTATTCCGTGACGGCCGCGGTGGAGGAGGGGAGCGCTCCGGCACCCGCCACGCTCACCGTGGATCCGAAGATGCCGATCGCCATCGTCCAGCTCAGCCCCCCTACCGCGGCGCAGGGCGACTACGTCCGGGTCCGGGCCCGCTTCCTCGTGGACGCAAAGCAAGGCGACAAGATCCAGTGGGAGGACGGTCAGACGACTATCTTAGGCAAGCCGCTGAGCGGGCGCGTCTTTACATTTACCAAGGTCCTTTCTTTACGCCCCCTACACGGTGTCTTATTAACCGCGGCAGGCAGGCTACCGATAGAACTCTTGTAA
- a CDS encoding inositol monophosphatase family protein, protein MDPVTFALDVAHEAGRELLDRLNRPREIAEKSRRADLVTDADGASERIIVARLRAAYPAATILAEESGRHEGAPDERWIVDPLDGTTNFAHAYPLFCISIAYERGGELIAGVVHAPAMGETFAAQRGAGATFNGRAVTVSGIERVGDAMTCTGFHPADYDRNAACFAAASRRTQAVRRDGAAALDLAYVACGRYDGFWEFDLSPWDVAAGTLLVREAGGTVTRIDGSPAALDARSILATNGRIHEELHGVLANEP, encoded by the coding sequence ATGGACCCCGTTACGTTTGCGCTCGACGTGGCGCACGAAGCCGGGCGCGAGCTGCTCGATCGGTTGAACCGACCCCGCGAGATCGCGGAGAAATCGCGCCGCGCCGATTTGGTGACCGACGCCGACGGTGCGAGCGAGCGTATCATCGTCGCGCGGCTGCGAGCTGCATATCCGGCGGCGACGATTCTTGCCGAGGAAAGCGGACGCCACGAGGGCGCGCCGGACGAACGCTGGATCGTCGATCCGCTCGACGGCACGACCAACTTCGCGCACGCGTATCCGCTCTTTTGCATTTCGATCGCGTACGAGCGCGGCGGCGAGCTGATTGCCGGCGTCGTGCACGCGCCGGCGATGGGGGAAACGTTTGCCGCCCAGCGCGGCGCCGGCGCGACCTTCAACGGGAGGGCAGTGACCGTCTCCGGCATCGAGCGCGTCGGCGACGCGATGACGTGCACCGGCTTTCATCCGGCCGACTACGACCGCAACGCGGCGTGCTTCGCGGCGGCGTCACGCCGAACGCAGGCGGTGCGCCGCGATGGCGCGGCAGCGCTCGATTTGGCGTACGTCGCGTGCGGGCGGTACGACGGATTCTGGGAGTTCGACTTGAGTCCGTGGGACGTCGCGGCTGGAACGCTGCTGGTGCGCGAAGCCGGCGGAACGGTGACTCGGATCGACGGATCGCCGGCGGCACTCGACGCGCGATCCATTCTTGCGACCAACGGCCGCATCCACGAAGAACTCCACGGCGTGCTCGCGAATGAACCCTAA